GCCAAAACACCGGGGGAAGTTGCCGCTCTGGTTGAGCAGAAGATGAAGCAAGTACATCGAAATCCGCTACCAAACCTGCCAAGAAGGCCGCGGCAAAAAATCTACAAAGAAAGTATGGCTCCAAAGAAGGCTGTCGAAGCCGGCAGAAGACTGCCGCCAAGAAAGTCAAGGCATTCATCAAGAAAATCAAAGATACTTAAGGCGGCAAAAAAAGCAGAGTCGTCGCCGAAAGCCAAAAACAGAAAGAAATAATTTGCTCGAAGCAAGAGTAGGAGATTAAGTCGTGACAGGGCTCCCGGCGGAGCAGAGCGAGGGACGACGGAGAAAGCTAAAGTTCCAGCGGTCGTGAACCGCTGACCATTTAATGCGCTGGTGCAAAGCCTGCGGCATTTGCATCGGTTTCTGTCCACACAAAGTCTTTACGTCCGATCGCGGCGGCAAGCCAATCATCACGCATCCCAAACAAATGC
This bacterium DNA region includes the following protein-coding sequences:
- a CDS encoding ferredoxin is translated as MRWCKACGICIGFCPHKVFTSDRGGKPIITHPKQMHPMRDLPAARCPDLTIVSNEK